A stretch of Gossypium hirsutum isolate 1008001.06 chromosome A06, Gossypium_hirsutum_v2.1, whole genome shotgun sequence DNA encodes these proteins:
- the LOC107962003 gene encoding probable F-box protein At4g22030 codes for MAGIQVSSSLLLSKSLPSLRYRREIVGARVNAPRVHLGVVSHPKLSSRYLVDEMETRTGYPIARHDTKSSDDPQVIAKLYAIMEAVADRVEMHKNIGEQRDNWNGLLLTSINAMTLSGATMAGLAALAAEGSPLMAFKLSSIVLYVAATGLLLVMNKIQPSQLAEEQRSAARLFKQLRVQIETTLALGKPDINDVNEAMEKVLALAKAYPLPLLGSMLEKFPSKVEPARWWPKQRSKQGFVGKIEGNNGWTRKLEEEMRQVVRVLKQKDCWH; via the coding sequence ATGGCAGGCATTCAAGTTTCAAGCAGCCTGTTGTTGTCAAAAAGTTTGCCTTCCTTGCGCTATCGTCGTGAAATAGTTGGTGCGAGAGTTAACGCACCAAGGGTCCACCTTGGTGTAGTCTCTCACCCGAAGCTCTCTAGCAGATATTTAGTTGACGAAATGGAAACGAGAACCGGTTATCCTATTGCTAGACATGACACCAAATCATCTGATGATCCTCAGGTGATTGCCAAGCTTTATGCGATCATGGAGGCTGTTGCAGATAGAGTGGAGATGCATAAGAACATTGGAGAGCAGCGTGATAATTGGAATGGCCTCCTTTTGACTTCCATCAATGCCATGACCCTCAGTGGTGCCACCATGGCCGGGCTAGCCGCTTTAGCTGCTGAAGGGTCACCTTTGATGGCATTTAAGCTATCTTCCATTGTGCTTTACGTAGCAGCCACGGGCTTGTTGTTGGTTATGAACAAGATTCAACCATCCCAACTTGCAGAAGAACAAAGAAGTGCTGCGAGATTGTTCAAGCAGCTTCGTGTTCAAATTGAAACGACATTAGCTCTTGGCAAACCAGATATAAATGATGTTAATGAAGCAATGGAGAAAGTTTTAGCTCTTGCTAAGGCATATCCACTTCCTTTACTGGGTTCTATGCTTGAAAAATTCCCTTCAAAAGTTGAACCAGCAAGGTGGTGGCCAAAACAAAGGTCAAAACAAGGATTTGTTGGGAAAATAGAGGGAAACAATGGTTGGACCAGAAAGCTAGAGGAAGAAATGAGGCAAGTTGTTAGAGTTTTGAAGCAGAAAGATtgttggcac